A stretch of Lactiplantibacillus brownii DNA encodes these proteins:
- a CDS encoding DUF916 and DUF3324 domain-containing protein — MRTVKQLWYGLGLVVALLLSLQWGQVAQAATSTNKSNNIGFSVAAKIPDNQLNKKNSFFDLKMTKGQSETLQTTVYNVTNQDIKVRTAIHTAYTNENGLIEYVTPTKTFDQSLNYKMSDLTTIQGAKTITIPANSSKVVSAKVQMPNRNFNGVILGGWYFKRVDQKVTSDVKGTMNVKNQYSYVIGLKYTVGQVPTPKLKLAKVTVGMSNYHRGIFPYLRNTSVVIVPNLKMATTITSKNSGKVVKTAKKSNVQLAPNSVYRYPMLTGKTKLQAGKYHLKMVVKNSDHKWVFEKDFTITAQAAKRVNEKSVDNSGINVIWFIVFGALGMLILVLLGLWLFFFIKKRRQNN, encoded by the coding sequence ATGCGAACAGTGAAACAATTATGGTATGGCTTAGGACTGGTAGTGGCACTATTGTTGAGTTTGCAATGGGGCCAAGTTGCTCAAGCAGCTACGAGTACTAATAAAAGCAACAATATTGGTTTTAGTGTTGCCGCCAAAATTCCTGATAATCAGTTAAATAAGAAAAATTCTTTTTTCGATTTGAAAATGACCAAGGGACAAAGCGAGACCTTGCAGACGACCGTTTACAATGTAACCAATCAAGATATCAAAGTACGTACGGCGATTCATACTGCTTATACAAATGAAAATGGTCTGATTGAATACGTGACACCGACGAAGACGTTTGACCAGTCATTAAATTATAAGATGAGTGATCTGACAACGATTCAAGGTGCCAAGACAATCACCATTCCGGCGAATAGTTCTAAGGTCGTTTCAGCTAAAGTCCAAATGCCTAACCGCAATTTCAATGGTGTGATTTTAGGCGGTTGGTATTTTAAGCGGGTCGACCAAAAAGTAACCAGTGACGTTAAAGGAACGATGAATGTCAAAAATCAGTATTCCTATGTCATTGGTCTGAAATATACCGTGGGTCAAGTCCCAACACCTAAGTTGAAATTGGCTAAAGTGACAGTCGGGATGAGTAACTATCATCGTGGTATTTTCCCTTACTTGCGGAATACTTCTGTGGTGATTGTGCCGAACTTGAAGATGGCGACCACGATTACGAGTAAGAACAGTGGCAAGGTGGTTAAGACCGCTAAAAAGTCTAACGTTCAACTAGCGCCAAATTCCGTTTATCGTTACCCCATGTTGACTGGGAAAACCAAGTTGCAGGCGGGCAAGTATCATTTGAAGATGGTCGTTAAAAATAGTGACCATAAGTGGGTCTTTGAAAAGGACTTTACGATTACGGCTCAAGCGGCTAAAAGGGTTAATGAAAAGTCTGTTGATAATTCTGGCATCAATGTGATTTGGTTTATTGTTTTCGGGGCCCTCGGCATGTTGATCTTGGTCTTATTAGGACTTTGGTTATTCTTCTTTATCAAAAAACGGCGTCAAAATAACTAA
- a CDS encoding WxL domain-containing protein, translating to MKKVLLGLLLSATLLGGTAVTANAADTADTTTSNSTGDVTFTGGDLTLDASEAGLDFGTHQITAGSDTFANTAKTTVSVADLRGTGDGWNLTVVQGGQFRNADGKALTGAVITLSGSLTSDSTNRPTFPNSDPGVDLNADAGDNHALMTAAGDQGLGTSSMNYVASKLTIPASAARYVGSAYTTTLTWNLGNTPTNK from the coding sequence ATGAAAAAGGTACTATTAGGATTGTTACTTTCTGCAACGTTGTTAGGTGGGACTGCGGTTACAGCGAATGCGGCGGACACTGCGGACACGACGACCAGTAACTCAACTGGTGATGTCACGTTTACTGGTGGTGACCTGACCCTGGATGCAAGTGAAGCTGGTCTGGATTTTGGAACTCATCAAATTACGGCTGGTTCGGATACTTTTGCCAATACTGCAAAAACGACGGTCTCTGTTGCTGACTTGCGTGGGACCGGTGATGGCTGGAACTTAACGGTTGTTCAGGGAGGACAATTTAGAAATGCGGATGGTAAGGCTTTGACAGGAGCAGTTATCACATTGAGTGGGTCTTTAACAAGTGATTCAACTAACCGGCCAACATTTCCAAACAGTGACCCTGGTGTTGATCTGAATGCCGACGCCGGGGATAATCATGCCTTGATGACTGCCGCTGGAGATCAAGGATTGGGTACATCTAGTATGAATTATGTAGCGTCAAAATTGACTATACCAGCTTCGGCAGCTAGATATGTTGGTTCAGCCTACACGACAACGTTAACTTGGAACTTAGGCAATACACCAACAAATAAGTAA
- a CDS encoding LPXTG cell wall anchor domain-containing protein: MKKIILIIGLGLIGIFGLMRPVQAAANGQTTGQVSFYQGATTRINRQSLVIDRQIPNGETATPAMIATTHSEGAGTEQVARIPGWLKTTNSQLQLPQTDEVKTTYWLILGIMLLLVVGLVKLIQQTQRGEAASHVGR; encoded by the coding sequence TTGAAAAAGATAATTTTAATCATCGGGTTAGGGTTAATCGGTATTTTTGGTTTAATGCGACCCGTTCAAGCGGCCGCAAACGGTCAAACGACCGGACAAGTGAGCTTTTATCAAGGGGCCACGACCCGGATCAATCGTCAAAGCTTAGTGATTGACAGACAGATTCCAAATGGTGAAACCGCGACCCCAGCAATGATTGCAACCACTCATTCTGAGGGGGCTGGAACTGAGCAGGTGGCTCGAATTCCAGGCTGGTTGAAGACCACTAATTCACAACTGCAGTTGCCACAGACTGATGAAGTCAAAACCACTTATTGGCTGATCTTGGGGATCATGCTCCTGCTAGTGGTTGGTTTAGTAAAATTGATTCAACAAACGCAACGTGGGGAGGCGGCTAGTCATGTGGGACGGTAA
- a CDS encoding P8 family protein: protein MAADVEKTSILDESMSDVFDWSDAKLPVRDAIWNHFMDDDNHDTDKTSDEVAPYMNMDEGKLKEAVEKLLKA from the coding sequence ATGGCTGCAGATGTTGAAAAGACTAGTATTTTAGACGAATCAATGAGTGATGTATTTGATTGGAGTGACGCCAAGTTACCTGTACGAGATGCAATTTGGAATCATTTCATGGATGATGATAACCATGATACGGATAAGACGTCTGACGAAGTAGCACCTTACATGAACATGGACGAAGGCAAGTTAAAGGAAGCCGTCGAAAAGCTCTTGAAGGCTTAA
- a CDS encoding WxL domain-containing protein — MKKVIGSLLMSGALLGTVVAPLVANADDTTAATENRAGSTEVTTTFTPSTKTVTPVDPDNPNKPIDPGDNNGAHAGGGLSLIYAPTSFDFGSHEIDVLNDKTYNLDTTSANTKLLQSNAVLEVSDVRGTNAGWTLTATAGTLTNVTDGTTTPKTLGTDTIKGAQISLPGGKVSNSGVTGTSNGATPTNSITTLNLDSKGSTQQLLGAKNGSGAGVTVDKLDPANITLSIPANTAKAETYSTNITWALSDTPAS; from the coding sequence ATGAAAAAAGTTATTGGAAGTTTATTAATGTCCGGGGCGTTATTGGGAACAGTTGTTGCACCATTAGTTGCAAATGCGGATGATACAACCGCAGCTACTGAAAACCGCGCGGGCTCGACTGAAGTTACGACAACATTTACACCAAGTACAAAAACGGTGACACCTGTTGATCCTGATAATCCTAACAAGCCAATTGATCCTGGTGATAACAACGGGGCTCATGCTGGGGGCGGTTTATCTTTGATTTATGCGCCAACGTCATTTGATTTTGGGAGTCATGAAATTGATGTCTTAAACGACAAAACTTATAACTTGGATACAACTAGTGCCAATACGAAGTTATTGCAGAGCAATGCTGTTCTTGAAGTTTCTGATGTTCGTGGGACGAATGCCGGTTGGACTTTGACAGCAACAGCTGGAACTTTAACTAATGTGACGGATGGCACGACGACCCCTAAGACTTTAGGGACTGACACGATCAAAGGTGCTCAGATTTCTTTACCTGGTGGGAAGGTATCAAATAGTGGGGTCACTGGGACTTCAAATGGCGCCACACCAACAAACAGTATCACGACTTTGAATCTTGATTCAAAAGGTAGCACGCAACAACTATTAGGAGCCAAGAATGGTTCCGGTGCTGGGGTCACAGTGGATAAACTTGATCCAGCAAATATTACCTTAAGCATTCCTGCCAACACGGCCAAGGCTGAAACTTACAGCACTAACATTACTTGGGCTTTGAGTGATACGCCAGCTAGTTAA
- a CDS encoding TetR/AcrR family transcriptional regulator has product MVATKNNRRAKYSRQTIEDTVLELLETKPVTAISVTEVCQRADVNRTTFYRHYTDIPQCLESIELEFLNSYPFDKQASPMANVESILTAFYQQPRLSNLVFVEGKTKLLARMRMTTPEDIPTTDPYQMVYIWGGVKDIIRYWVKRGMPETPKALTQIIFDNVQAKHLPPLKPNC; this is encoded by the coding sequence ATGGTCGCAACCAAAAATAATCGGCGGGCGAAATATAGCCGCCAAACCATTGAAGATACTGTCTTAGAATTACTCGAAACCAAACCCGTTACGGCGATTTCTGTCACTGAAGTTTGTCAGCGTGCAGACGTGAATCGGACAACCTTTTATCGACATTATACTGATATTCCGCAGTGTCTGGAAAGTATTGAGCTCGAATTTTTAAATTCTTATCCTTTTGATAAACAAGCTAGTCCCATGGCCAACGTTGAGAGTATCTTAACCGCCTTTTACCAACAGCCACGACTGAGTAATTTAGTTTTTGTGGAAGGTAAAACAAAACTATTGGCACGGATGCGGATGACTACTCCTGAAGACATCCCGACCACCGATCCTTATCAGATGGTCTACATCTGGGGTGGGGTCAAAGATATTATCCGTTATTGGGTCAAACGTGGCATGCCCGAAACGCCCAAAGCTTTGACCCAAATCATCTTCGATAACGTCCAAGCGAAACATTTACCACCATTAAAGCCAAATTGCTGA
- a CDS encoding ABC transporter ATP-binding protein/permease, with protein sequence MLELKHIKKYYHVGDSVTKALDDVSVAFRKREFVAILGPSGSGKTTMLNGIGGLDVYDSGDLIIKGKSTKDFKASDWDAYRNNSVGFIFQSYNIIGHLSILDNVEMGMTLSGVGNTEKKAKAIQALERVGLGPHMNKKPNQLSGGQMQRVAIARAIANDPEILLCDEPTGALDTETSVQIMDLIKELSAERLVIMVTHNPDLAKEYANRIIEFADGKIQHDSNPYDEEAADETFALQKTKMTYWTALKLSFTNIKTKKGRTALTAFASSIGIIGIAVVLSLSTGFQKQVNKTQTNTLAQMPITISQTAQQQQTQSDKIKTAKDSDQSVTAKVSQADKATHTNNLTSQYLTYIKNMSPSLSKNVTYTYSTGMNLLRQVDGKTKSVSFSNQNTKSSTAMSMSAAMSSMSGVATSVYPTSQSGDASFLKKHYKVVSGQYPTKANEVVLIANRDNTVNINALKNLGYSAKAGENFKFSQIVGTTIKVVANNDYYQKLPTGNYLPNKITNALYDKADNQTIKVVGVMRARTKDSDNVLASGIAYSDKLTQNIIKTNQTSSIVKAQKTSDTNVMTGTKVDSDARKTLVSTLGGSTTPASILIYPNSFKNKDKVLSYLDKYNKGKAKADKVIYTDLAGTVSSLTGGLMDAITYVLIAFAGISLVTSMIMIAIITYTSVLERTKEIGILKALGARKKDITRVFDAETTILGVASGVLGVVIAWLLTFPINAVLSNVTGLNNVAHLNPMHGVILIIISTVLTVLGGHIPARMAAKKDAATALRSE encoded by the coding sequence ATGCTGGAACTCAAACACATTAAAAAATATTACCATGTCGGCGATTCGGTGACCAAAGCATTGGATGACGTTTCGGTGGCATTTCGTAAACGAGAATTCGTTGCGATTCTAGGACCAAGTGGTTCAGGGAAGACAACGATGCTGAATGGAATCGGTGGCTTAGACGTTTATGACTCTGGTGATTTGATCATCAAAGGCAAGTCGACTAAGGACTTTAAGGCTAGTGATTGGGACGCTTACCGGAACAATTCCGTCGGGTTTATTTTCCAAAGCTACAATATTATTGGTCATTTGAGTATTTTGGATAACGTTGAAATGGGGATGACCCTGAGTGGCGTTGGCAATACTGAAAAGAAAGCCAAAGCGATTCAAGCGTTGGAACGTGTGGGCCTTGGCCCGCATATGAACAAGAAGCCCAATCAGTTATCTGGTGGGCAGATGCAACGGGTCGCCATTGCGCGAGCGATTGCAAATGATCCGGAAATTCTGTTATGTGATGAACCAACTGGGGCGCTAGATACGGAGACCAGTGTCCAAATCATGGATCTGATCAAGGAATTGTCTGCCGAACGATTAGTCATCATGGTGACGCATAACCCCGATTTAGCGAAAGAATATGCCAACCGTATCATTGAATTCGCGGATGGGAAGATTCAACACGACTCCAATCCATATGATGAAGAGGCTGCGGATGAAACGTTTGCCTTACAAAAGACTAAGATGACGTATTGGACTGCCTTGAAACTCTCCTTTACTAATATTAAAACGAAAAAAGGTCGGACTGCGTTAACGGCTTTCGCCTCCAGTATTGGGATTATCGGGATTGCCGTTGTCTTGTCGTTGTCGACTGGTTTTCAAAAACAAGTCAATAAAACCCAGACGAACACCTTGGCTCAAATGCCGATTACGATCTCACAAACGGCGCAACAACAGCAGACGCAATCGGACAAGATTAAGACGGCCAAAGATTCTGATCAGTCGGTGACCGCGAAAGTTAGTCAAGCGGATAAAGCAACGCACACGAACAATTTGACGAGTCAGTACCTCACGTACATCAAGAATATGTCGCCAAGCTTGAGTAAGAACGTGACTTATACTTACTCAACCGGGATGAACTTATTGCGGCAAGTCGATGGCAAAACAAAATCTGTTTCGTTTTCGAATCAAAACACTAAGAGTTCCACTGCGATGTCAATGTCAGCGGCGATGAGCAGCATGTCCGGCGTTGCAACGTCTGTTTACCCAACGAGTCAAAGCGGCGATGCCAGTTTCTTGAAAAAGCATTACAAAGTGGTTTCTGGGCAATATCCTACGAAGGCGAATGAAGTTGTTTTGATTGCAAACCGTGATAATACGGTGAATATCAATGCATTGAAGAACTTGGGATATTCAGCTAAAGCAGGCGAGAATTTCAAATTTAGCCAAATCGTGGGTACCACAATAAAAGTGGTCGCCAATAATGATTACTATCAGAAATTACCAACTGGCAATTATTTGCCGAATAAGATCACTAATGCGTTATACGACAAGGCCGACAATCAAACGATCAAGGTCGTCGGTGTGATGCGGGCCCGGACGAAAGACTCCGACAACGTGTTAGCTTCTGGGATTGCTTACAGTGATAAATTGACGCAAAATATTATTAAAACGAATCAGACTTCTAGTATCGTTAAGGCTCAAAAAACGAGCGATACTAATGTGATGACTGGAACGAAAGTCGATAGCGATGCACGCAAGACTTTGGTCAGCACACTTGGTGGTTCTACCACACCAGCTAGCATCTTGATTTACCCGAATAGTTTCAAGAACAAGGATAAAGTTTTGAGTTACTTGGACAAATATAATAAGGGTAAAGCTAAAGCGGATAAAGTGATTTATACGGACTTAGCCGGAACGGTTTCGAGTTTGACCGGTGGCTTGATGGATGCCATTACTTACGTCTTGATTGCCTTTGCGGGTATCTCGTTAGTGACAAGTATGATCATGATCGCGATTATTACCTACACGTCAGTCTTAGAACGAACCAAGGAAATTGGGATTTTGAAAGCGTTAGGGGCACGTAAAAAAGATATTACACGTGTCTTCGATGCTGAAACCACCATTCTTGGGGTAGCTTCTGGTGTCTTAGGGGTGGTTATTGCCTGGTTATTGACATTCCCAATCAATGCGGTCTTAAGCAACGTGACCGGCTTGAACAATGTTGCTCACTTGAATCCAATGCATGGTGTTATTTTGATCATTATTAGTACGGTATTAACGGTACTCGGTGGTCATATTCCAGCACGGATGGCGGCTAAGAAGGATGCGGCAACCGCGTTACGTTCGGAATAA
- a CDS encoding DUF916 and DUF3324 domain-containing protein, giving the protein MVALTSLMAILGSVSSAQASSVGFTVAPVASSKQVDSKVGYFDLKLQPGATETIAVKVKNTDKEALTIDTSVSKATTSISGAVNYQKVAMNKSEDLPADLGNLVTTSTNRIQLAGGQTKTVTYQVKMPAKSFNGVLAGGITFVKPVAKSKSGSGMTINNQYAYTIAVVLHGDHDLTTNRLTLGKIKANLVNARNVISIPLENHTAAFLNQVATSVKIYHRGGSKVVYQQKTAHGQMAPNSIYKLPLKLGDKALTAGKYSAVVKVTSKKQHWTFKQDFTITGNTAKKLNQKAVITQKQTPWLLIISLIVLILIIILLLIWYIRRKQKRIKDLEQQLKDQEK; this is encoded by the coding sequence ATGGTTGCCTTAACTAGCTTAATGGCAATCTTAGGTAGTGTTTCTTCCGCCCAAGCAAGCAGTGTTGGTTTTACAGTGGCGCCGGTAGCGTCATCAAAGCAAGTTGATTCGAAAGTGGGCTATTTTGACTTGAAATTGCAGCCGGGTGCGACGGAAACGATTGCGGTCAAGGTCAAGAATACTGACAAAGAAGCACTGACTATTGATACCTCCGTTTCAAAAGCGACGACCAGTATCAGTGGTGCGGTCAATTATCAGAAAGTCGCGATGAACAAAAGCGAAGATTTACCCGCTGACTTGGGAAACCTAGTGACCACTTCAACGAACCGGATTCAACTTGCCGGTGGACAAACTAAAACCGTCACTTATCAGGTCAAAATGCCGGCCAAAAGTTTTAATGGCGTATTAGCTGGTGGAATCACATTTGTTAAGCCGGTTGCCAAAAGTAAGTCTGGTAGCGGGATGACAATCAACAATCAATATGCTTATACGATTGCGGTCGTGTTGCATGGGGATCATGATTTAACCACCAATCGATTGACTTTAGGCAAAATTAAAGCAAACTTGGTTAATGCGAGAAATGTGATCAGTATTCCATTGGAAAATCACACGGCAGCGTTTTTGAATCAGGTCGCTACGTCGGTCAAGATCTATCACCGTGGTGGCAGCAAAGTTGTTTACCAGCAAAAAACAGCTCATGGTCAAATGGCGCCTAATTCAATTTATAAGTTACCATTAAAGTTGGGAGACAAAGCACTAACTGCTGGCAAATATAGTGCTGTTGTCAAAGTCACATCCAAAAAACAGCATTGGACATTTAAACAAGATTTTACGATTACTGGAAATACAGCTAAAAAGTTAAATCAAAAGGCAGTCATTACGCAGAAACAAACGCCATGGCTATTGATCATTAGTCTGATCGTATTGATTTTGATTATTATCTTATTACTCATCTGGTACATTCGTCGGAAGCAAAAACGAATCAAGGATTTAGAGCAGCAACTTAAGGATCAAGAAAAATAG
- a CDS encoding GGDEF domain-containing protein — MVLINNFFSDILNLDSVVLTLLTISLIVIMTATTYLLEYRATRMPSRYHRWIHLIEGGLVIGSVALLRAEFVARDPGNLVSWGYIIAQLTILLLSLYTMHNLAITVINLIVPWAFYAETMMSTHSVPQLALFVVMWLGLAATIRYINHHRQAVIASEWRYIVLQTLYGLTWCLMIWSVYRYQFFYIVNVLVLFVVYMLVIRFFVTRINRLVAHFMLLNQEVNYDELTGVLNRAKFDATTLGVVGLHRQNPAVPMTMAMFDIDHFKKFNDDYGHLAGDHVLKYVAQHFNQSLNVANKKRQLFRYGGEEFVIIFRGESATEVQPVVTVIRNTLQKAPLNYGGKSLTVTVSIGVSMLQKSDTNFEDWFKRVDHYLYLSKEAGRDRITVEGVTQPFDETLHD, encoded by the coding sequence TTGGTTCTTATTAATAATTTTTTCAGTGATATTTTAAATTTGGATTCGGTGGTCTTAACCTTATTGACCATTAGTTTGATTGTCATTATGACCGCCACGACATATTTATTGGAATATCGCGCGACCCGCATGCCATCACGTTACCATCGTTGGATTCATTTGATTGAAGGCGGCTTGGTCATCGGTAGTGTCGCGTTGCTGCGGGCAGAATTTGTTGCTCGTGATCCGGGTAATTTGGTGAGTTGGGGTTATATTATTGCGCAATTGACCATTTTATTACTGAGTTTATATACGATGCATAATTTAGCCATTACGGTGATTAATTTAATTGTGCCTTGGGCATTTTATGCTGAAACTATGATGTCCACTCATAGCGTGCCACAGTTGGCCTTATTTGTCGTAATGTGGCTGGGATTAGCGGCAACGATACGTTATATTAATCATCATCGGCAAGCTGTGATTGCGTCAGAGTGGCGCTATATCGTCTTGCAAACGCTATATGGACTGACGTGGTGTTTAATGATCTGGTCGGTCTATCGTTATCAATTCTTTTATATCGTCAATGTGTTAGTGCTATTTGTCGTTTATATGCTAGTTATTCGGTTCTTTGTCACGCGAATCAATCGCCTAGTGGCACATTTTATGTTACTTAATCAGGAAGTTAATTATGATGAATTGACCGGAGTACTCAATCGCGCCAAATTTGATGCGACGACGCTGGGGGTTGTCGGACTTCATCGGCAAAATCCAGCAGTACCAATGACGATGGCGATGTTTGATATTGATCATTTTAAAAAGTTCAATGATGACTATGGTCATTTGGCGGGCGACCATGTGCTGAAATACGTCGCCCAGCATTTTAACCAATCATTAAATGTTGCGAATAAAAAACGTCAATTGTTTCGCTATGGTGGCGAAGAATTCGTGATTATTTTCCGTGGTGAAAGTGCGACGGAAGTGCAACCAGTGGTCACGGTGATTCGAAACACCTTACAAAAAGCCCCGCTTAACTATGGTGGAAAAAGTTTAACGGTGACCGTTTCGATTGGGGTTTCGATGCTACAAAAGTCTGACACCAATTTTGAAGATTGGTTCAAACGTGTTGATCACTATCTATATTTGTCAAAAGAAGCCGGTCGCGATCGCATCACAGTTGAAGGTGTGACGCAGCCATTCGATGAAACGCTACACGACTAA